A portion of the Streptomyces kaniharaensis genome contains these proteins:
- a CDS encoding aKG-HExxH-type peptide beta-hydroxylase — protein MDLSTVFRMPAIHDLHQAKTRRIHHALVRGAGRDIPIPEPTAAAYALAHHVLEGAEHAAHTNDPDTFAWYTEHPDAGAADLAPAGPLTVAPDEANLITSSISDTPYYVLGPTTQAAAEHLHKLTLESASLAAEHGFGELVDAHAPLVCLLTGKPLGSPLRSWTISRMPGTVFLDYVPDNPVMVARDLVHEAGHNWLNDALTATGCEIDNTQTFYSPWKKTHRPAYGFLHGCWSFSLVALYVAAVLPTTGDETHTFLTAYLDRQRTQLRIVTGDHETALQTITDATLRARLRTVYRHALAL, from the coding sequence ATGGACCTCAGCACCGTCTTCCGCATGCCCGCGATCCACGACCTCCACCAGGCCAAGACCCGGCGCATCCACCACGCCCTCGTACGCGGCGCCGGCCGCGACATCCCCATCCCTGAGCCCACCGCCGCGGCCTACGCGCTCGCGCACCACGTCCTCGAAGGCGCCGAACACGCCGCCCACACCAACGACCCCGACACCTTCGCCTGGTACACCGAGCACCCCGACGCCGGCGCCGCCGACCTCGCCCCGGCCGGTCCACTCACCGTCGCCCCCGACGAGGCGAACCTGATCACCTCGTCCATCTCCGACACCCCGTACTACGTGCTCGGCCCCACCACCCAGGCCGCCGCGGAGCACCTGCACAAGCTCACCTTGGAGTCGGCCAGCCTCGCCGCCGAGCACGGCTTCGGCGAACTCGTCGACGCCCACGCCCCCCTCGTGTGCCTGCTCACCGGCAAGCCGCTCGGCAGCCCCCTGCGCTCCTGGACCATCAGCCGCATGCCCGGCACCGTCTTCCTCGACTACGTCCCGGACAACCCCGTCATGGTCGCCCGCGACCTCGTCCACGAGGCCGGCCACAACTGGCTCAACGACGCCCTCACCGCCACCGGCTGCGAGATCGACAACACCCAGACCTTCTACTCCCCCTGGAAGAAGACCCACCGGCCCGCCTACGGATTCCTCCACGGCTGCTGGTCGTTCTCCCTGGTCGCCCTCTACGTCGCCGCCGTCCTGCCCACCACCGGCGACGAGACCCACACCTTCCTCACCGCCTACCTCGACCGCCAGCGCACCCAGCTCCGCATCGTCACCGGCGACCACGAGACCGCCCTGCAGACCATCACCGACGCCACCCTCCGCGCCAGGCTGCGGACCGTCTACCGGCACGCCCTCGCGCTGTGA
- a CDS encoding radical SAM/SPASM domain-containing protein, giving the protein MHPTELIGHLYRSLDASDEDAVSVILKVRGETCDIDCLHCYEKRKEGPGGARISDDQVQLLPNLFAGRPLAIELHGGEPLTAGKDHIAQLLRTLAGMPQVKRLSLQTNGVQLDAEWLDLFDAHYPGLELGISLDGDPEGNRWRVGYDGDPTYPRVVRALELLAERGRTCGIITTVTPAVLGRPAEVLDHLAAFTAVTSVSVVPCFDTAVTRPTTYTGSRRPPSRALQQAALDRPGGPAWAITPDQYTDFVLGLTQHWITTGLFRRLKLSPAVPTIRRLRGLGVSFCHFSDMKCDHVFTLYPDGRLGSCDELPWPQAQLTHLTPTTGPADITTAQRDSNLLRQGKGLMTACVTCDYRSTCGGGCIATRWRMNLAGQHDAYCDHRIRLIDGTAALLADPAHPDGAWCRTARWRPTPVNRMRDVHAFLATWDDPQAARHLAQLVTSAFGNINTTGLPGPTAQSADDLDPAHPQWNDAIEPGIKPLVDHLTGRWHLVTYDSCEGHHYDGTRRSQTREVGLLPRDGAEYAATAAALCRAATRCAPALPPAVRLLVARNNLTCETTGRTHPVLDLRLLPTSEMPGAAYFAALDDATAQLLAALDAETPVDQRPCACPLPVA; this is encoded by the coding sequence ATGCACCCCACCGAGCTGATCGGCCACCTGTACCGGTCGCTGGACGCGTCCGACGAAGACGCCGTCTCGGTCATCCTCAAGGTCCGCGGCGAGACCTGCGACATCGACTGCCTGCACTGCTACGAGAAGCGCAAGGAAGGCCCCGGCGGCGCGCGGATCAGCGACGACCAGGTCCAGCTCCTCCCGAACCTCTTCGCAGGCCGTCCGCTCGCCATCGAACTGCACGGCGGCGAACCGCTAACCGCCGGGAAGGACCACATCGCCCAACTGCTGCGGACCCTCGCCGGCATGCCGCAGGTCAAGCGCCTGTCCCTGCAGACCAACGGCGTCCAGCTCGACGCCGAGTGGCTCGACCTGTTCGACGCCCACTACCCCGGCCTGGAGCTGGGGATCTCCCTGGACGGCGACCCGGAAGGCAACCGGTGGCGCGTCGGCTACGACGGCGACCCCACCTACCCGCGCGTGGTCAGGGCCCTGGAACTGCTGGCCGAACGCGGCCGGACCTGCGGCATCATCACCACCGTCACCCCCGCCGTCCTCGGCCGCCCCGCCGAAGTCCTCGACCACCTGGCCGCGTTCACCGCCGTCACCTCGGTCAGCGTCGTGCCGTGCTTCGACACCGCCGTCACCCGGCCCACCACGTACACCGGCAGCCGCCGCCCGCCCAGCCGGGCCCTGCAGCAAGCCGCCCTCGACCGGCCCGGCGGCCCGGCCTGGGCGATCACCCCCGACCAGTACACCGACTTCGTACTCGGCCTCACCCAGCACTGGATCACCACCGGCCTGTTCCGCCGCCTCAAGCTCTCCCCGGCCGTGCCCACCATCCGCCGGCTGCGAGGCCTGGGGGTGTCGTTCTGCCACTTCTCCGACATGAAGTGCGACCACGTGTTCACCCTCTACCCGGACGGCCGGCTCGGCAGCTGTGACGAACTCCCCTGGCCCCAGGCCCAGCTCACACACCTGACGCCCACCACCGGCCCGGCCGACATCACCACGGCCCAGCGCGACTCCAACCTCCTGCGCCAGGGCAAGGGCCTCATGACCGCCTGCGTGACCTGCGACTACCGCAGCACCTGCGGCGGCGGCTGCATCGCCACCCGCTGGCGCATGAACCTCGCCGGCCAGCACGACGCCTACTGCGACCACCGCATACGCCTGATCGACGGAACCGCGGCCCTCCTCGCCGACCCCGCCCACCCGGACGGCGCTTGGTGCCGTACGGCCCGCTGGCGCCCCACGCCCGTCAACCGGATGCGCGACGTCCACGCCTTCCTGGCCACCTGGGACGACCCCCAGGCCGCCCGCCACCTGGCCCAGCTGGTCACCAGCGCCTTCGGCAACATCAACACCACCGGCCTGCCCGGCCCCACCGCCCAGAGCGCCGACGACCTCGACCCCGCCCACCCGCAGTGGAACGACGCGATCGAGCCCGGCATCAAACCGCTCGTCGACCACCTCACCGGCCGCTGGCACCTCGTCACCTACGACAGCTGCGAAGGCCACCACTACGACGGCACCCGCAGAAGCCAGACCCGCGAGGTCGGCCTCCTCCCACGCGACGGCGCCGAGTACGCCGCCACCGCCGCCGCCCTGTGCCGGGCCGCCACCCGATGCGCTCCCGCCCTGCCGCCCGCCGTACGCCTCCTGGTCGCCCGCAACAACCTGACCTGCGAGACCACCGGCCGCACCCACCCGGTCCTCGACCTGCGTCTGCTGCCCACCTCCGAGATGCCCGGCGCCGCTTACTTCGCCGCCCTGGACGACGCCACCGCCCAGCTCCTGGCCGCCCTCGACGCCGAAACCCCCGTCGACCAGCGCCCGTGCGCCTGCCCCCTCCCGGTCGCGTGA
- a CDS encoding DUF6292 family protein produces the protein MDHAVDEVEEQSLQRTLGYYAAAVAQALIRDEVSVEIAEVEGHRFTEDEDPDDETSLIEVFEEAKAVLYLGREFARRVGCQQQPALGWDGQSGWYYFVDSDDTLPSESVVGARWLSDGLVPAPARVVAFVSALLLDSSTAGSGERPFYREAGQNVAELINRLSPHLPDHIGRGSRPWLSHLAHSRDWFYLNRALNQLSADDETVQVPMRMGELRTVMDLLKLHEMSATGPLGGLSQQLGRDLERRVFSGAVPPQSEIARESAARFKSQLQDMEARRRQREQQQGKDN, from the coding sequence ATGGACCACGCGGTGGACGAGGTGGAGGAGCAGTCGCTCCAGCGGACCCTGGGCTACTACGCGGCCGCAGTCGCGCAGGCACTCATCCGCGACGAGGTGTCCGTCGAGATCGCCGAGGTGGAGGGACACCGGTTCACCGAGGATGAGGATCCGGACGACGAGACCTCGCTGATCGAGGTCTTCGAGGAGGCCAAGGCCGTCCTGTACCTCGGCCGCGAATTCGCGCGGCGGGTGGGATGCCAGCAACAGCCGGCTCTGGGCTGGGACGGGCAGTCCGGCTGGTACTACTTCGTGGACAGCGACGACACGCTGCCCTCGGAGTCGGTCGTCGGCGCGCGCTGGCTGAGCGACGGCCTAGTGCCCGCCCCTGCCCGCGTGGTGGCGTTCGTCTCGGCACTCCTGCTGGACAGCAGCACCGCCGGCAGCGGGGAGCGCCCCTTCTACCGGGAAGCCGGGCAGAACGTGGCGGAGCTCATCAACCGCCTCTCCCCTCACCTGCCCGACCACATCGGACGCGGGAGCCGACCGTGGCTGTCCCACCTCGCCCACAGCCGCGACTGGTTCTACCTGAACCGGGCCCTGAACCAACTGTCGGCCGACGACGAGACGGTCCAGGTGCCCATGCGGATGGGTGAACTGCGCACCGTCATGGACCTGCTCAAACTCCACGAGATGAGCGCCACCGGTCCCCTCGGCGGTCTCAGCCAGCAACTCGGCCGGGACCTGGAACGCCGAGTGTTCTCCGGTGCCGTTCCACCGCAGAGCGAGATCGCACGAGAGTCGGCCGCGCGTTTCAAGAGCCAGCTACAGGACATGGAGGCCCGGCGTCGGCAACGGGAGCAGCAGCAGGGCAAAGACAACTGA
- the ku gene encoding non-homologous end joining protein Ku, whose product MPKAIAKMTISFSLVSIPVSLYAATERHVVPLHLVHAQDGGRIRQKRVCELDGTEVPFEDVAHGYEAPDGRMVVLTQDDLADLPLTTTKEIRVLGFLGADRVDPVNYDKAYYLGPSSPAGARPYALLRQAMLEADQVAVARVAIRTRECLAVLRVRQDVIVLQTLLWPDEIRSAAGIAPEGIQLRPKEVQLARTLMDAITSDFHIEAEHDEYAHALEQVVEARLAGLEPPHASESRVLPPGGTVMDLMAVLERALADAREQHPKTSGAVKTTGTTQQAGKKAPARRSTSTALPAGGDAHRKRPANRG is encoded by the coding sequence ATGCCGAAGGCGATCGCCAAGATGACGATCTCGTTCAGCCTGGTGTCGATCCCGGTGAGCCTGTACGCCGCGACCGAACGGCACGTCGTGCCCCTGCACCTCGTACACGCCCAAGACGGCGGCCGGATCCGGCAGAAGCGTGTCTGCGAGCTGGACGGAACGGAGGTCCCGTTCGAGGACGTCGCCCACGGCTACGAGGCCCCGGACGGACGCATGGTCGTCCTGACTCAGGACGACCTCGCCGACCTGCCGCTCACGACCACGAAGGAGATCAGGGTCCTGGGCTTCCTCGGCGCCGACCGGGTGGACCCGGTCAACTACGACAAGGCCTACTACCTGGGACCGTCCAGCCCGGCCGGCGCCCGCCCGTACGCGCTGCTGCGCCAGGCGATGCTGGAGGCCGACCAGGTCGCCGTCGCCCGCGTCGCGATCAGGACTCGCGAGTGCCTGGCCGTCCTGCGGGTACGCCAGGACGTTATCGTGCTGCAGACCCTGCTCTGGCCGGACGAGATCCGCTCCGCCGCGGGCATCGCCCCCGAGGGGATCCAGCTGCGCCCCAAGGAGGTGCAGCTCGCCAGGACCCTGATGGACGCCATCACCTCGGACTTCCACATCGAGGCCGAACACGACGAGTACGCGCACGCCCTCGAGCAGGTCGTCGAAGCCCGCCTCGCCGGTCTTGAGCCCCCGCACGCCTCCGAGTCGCGCGTCCTTCCGCCCGGCGGAACCGTCATGGACCTCATGGCCGTCCTGGAGCGCGCCCTCGCTGACGCCAGGGAGCAGCATCCGAAGACCAGCGGCGCGGTGAAGACCACCGGCACCACCCAGCAGGCCGGCAAGAAGGCCCCAGCCCGCAGGAGCACCAGCACGGCCTTGCCCGCTGGAGGAGACGCTCACCGCAAGAGGCCGGCCAATCGCGGGTGA